The following proteins are encoded in a genomic region of Paenibacillus sp.:
- a CDS encoding tRNA-dihydrouridine synthase, whose protein sequence is MIQLSTPFEWKGLRLKNRIVMPPMCQVAVEAEDGTPNEWHYIHYVSRAVGGAGFIIMEMTDVTPDGRVLPQDLGLWSDEQIPAYARIVAEARRHGAAMGIQLAHAGRKGELPGVVPVAPSAIPYSADYRVPRALETGEIRELVGRFRDAARRAVAAGFDAIELHGAHGYLIHQFHSPAMNRREDEYGRDLARFGVEIVEAVKSVMPESMPLLMRLSAVEYQDGGYGLEHLIGIAKRYRDAGVDGFHISSGGDGPIGERKPGRHAGYQLPYARAVKAELGVPVIAVGNLDEPEVAEAALANGDADLVAVGRGMLRDPYWALRAIERLEGKVAPPAPYASAFPRVRAAKS, encoded by the coding sequence ATGATCCAATTATCGACGCCGTTCGAATGGAAGGGTCTCCGGTTGAAAAACCGAATTGTCATGCCGCCGATGTGCCAAGTCGCCGTCGAAGCGGAGGACGGCACGCCGAACGAGTGGCATTACATCCATTACGTGTCGCGCGCGGTGGGGGGAGCCGGTTTCATCATTATGGAAATGACGGACGTAACGCCCGACGGGCGCGTGCTGCCGCAAGATTTGGGGCTGTGGAGCGACGAGCAAATCCCGGCGTATGCCCGCATCGTCGCGGAGGCGAGACGGCACGGCGCCGCGATGGGCATTCAGCTGGCGCATGCCGGGCGGAAGGGGGAGCTCCCCGGCGTCGTTCCAGTTGCGCCGTCGGCCATTCCGTACAGCGCCGACTACCGCGTGCCGCGGGCGCTGGAGACCGGGGAGATCCGGGAACTCGTCGGACGGTTCCGGGACGCCGCTCGCCGCGCCGTCGCCGCCGGCTTCGACGCGATCGAGCTGCACGGAGCGCACGGCTATTTGATTCACCAATTCCATTCCCCGGCCATGAACCGGAGGGAAGACGAATACGGTCGCGATCTGGCGCGGTTCGGCGTCGAGATCGTCGAAGCGGTCAAGAGCGTCATGCCCGAATCGATGCCGCTGCTCATGCGGCTGTCCGCCGTCGAATACCAAGACGGCGGATACGGGCTCGAGCATTTGATCGGCATCGCGAAGCGGTATCGGGACGCGGGCGTGGACGGCTTCCACATCTCGAGCGGGGGCGACGGTCCGATCGGCGAGCGGAAGCCGGGCCGCCACGCCGGCTACCAGCTTCCTTACGCGAGGGCGGTCAAAGCGGAGCTCGGCGTCCCCGTTATCGCGGTCGGCAACCTCGACGAGCCCGAGGTCGCCGAAGCGGCGCTGGCGAACGGCGACGCCGACCTCGTCGCCGTCGGACGGGGCATGCTGCGCGATCCGTATTGGGCGCTGCGCGCGATCGAGCGGCTCGAAGGCAAGGTCGCCCCGCCGGCACCGTACGCCTCCGCGTTTCCGCGTGTGCGAGCCGCGAAATCGTAA
- a CDS encoding YjcZ family sporulation protein — protein MAAVNCGPVGFTSTGAILVLFILLVIIARSIGY, from the coding sequence ATGGCAGCAGTCAACTGCGGACCGGTCGGCTTCACGTCCACGGGAGCGATCCTCGTTCTGTTCATCCTGCTCGTGATCATCGCTCGCAGCATCGGTTACTAA
- a CDS encoding Lrp/AsnC family transcriptional regulator has protein sequence MDSVDSRILALLQANSRITMSELGRVIGMTQPAVTERVRKLEDRGVISGYRAVLSPEKLGKPIMAFILMQTNSCADFDAFCEQSPEVVDLYRISGQHNFLLKIVTASMGSLERFTNSLGAFGHSTTLIVLSARFEQKAILPDIPESM, from the coding sequence ATGGATTCCGTCGACTCCCGCATTTTAGCATTGCTGCAGGCGAATTCCCGCATCACGATGTCGGAATTGGGGCGCGTCATCGGCATGACTCAACCGGCTGTGACGGAGCGCGTTCGCAAGCTGGAGGACCGCGGCGTGATCAGCGGGTATCGCGCCGTGTTGTCCCCGGAGAAGCTCGGCAAACCGATCATGGCTTTCATCCTGATGCAGACGAACAGCTGCGCTGATTTCGATGCATTTTGCGAGCAATCGCCCGAAGTGGTAGACCTGTACCGTATCAGCGGACAGCACAATTTTCTGCTGAAGATCGTTACCGCTTCGATGGGCTCGCTGGAGCGGTTTACGAACTCGCTCGGCGCGTTCGGCCATTCGACGACGCTGATCGTCCTCTCCGCCCGTTTCGAGCAGAAGGCGATTTTGCCGGACATCCCGGAATCGATGTAA
- a CDS encoding alpha/beta hydrolase: MGEAKKETLLLWPEGAPLAAGTTDEDMPAITPYLVEGRGNAAVVVAPGGGYARRANHEGEPIAEWLNGLGISAFVLRYRVQPYKHPAPLLDAQRAIRTVRHRAEEFGIDANRVGMLGFSAGGHLTSTAGTHYDLGQPEASDPIDRQSCRPDALVLCYPVITLKNPYAHGGSRNLLIGEDAEPELLQSLCNDEQVTADTPRTFLWHTADDGAVPVENSLQFAAALSKHKVPFELHVYETGRHGLGLAADHPYARGWTSACAEWLRNIGFAPAAE; encoded by the coding sequence ATGGGAGAAGCGAAGAAAGAGACGTTGCTGCTATGGCCGGAGGGGGCGCCGCTGGCCGCCGGAACGACGGATGAAGACATGCCCGCCATCACGCCTTATTTGGTAGAAGGTCGGGGGAATGCGGCGGTCGTCGTCGCCCCGGGAGGCGGGTACGCGAGACGCGCCAACCACGAAGGCGAGCCGATCGCCGAATGGTTGAACGGCCTCGGCATCTCGGCGTTCGTGCTGCGGTATCGCGTGCAGCCGTACAAGCATCCGGCGCCGCTGCTCGACGCGCAGCGGGCGATTCGCACCGTGCGGCATCGCGCGGAAGAGTTCGGCATCGATGCGAATCGGGTCGGCATGCTCGGGTTTTCCGCGGGAGGTCATTTGACGTCGACGGCGGGGACGCATTATGACCTCGGACAGCCGGAGGCGAGCGATCCGATCGACAGGCAGTCTTGCCGCCCGGACGCGCTGGTGCTTTGCTATCCGGTCATTACGCTGAAGAATCCGTACGCGCATGGCGGGTCGAGAAACTTATTGATCGGAGAAGACGCGGAGCCGGAGCTGCTGCAGTCGCTCTGCAACGACGAGCAGGTGACCGCGGATACGCCGCGGACGTTCCTGTGGCATACGGCCGACGACGGCGCGGTGCCGGTCGAGAACAGCCTGCAGTTCGCCGCGGCGCTCAGCAAGCACAAGGTGCCGTTCGAGTTGCACGTGTACGAGACGGGACGGCACGGCCTCGGCCTCGCGGCGGACCATCCGTACGCCCGGGGGTGGACGTCCGCCTGCGCCGAGTGGCTGCGCAACATCGGCTTCGCGCCCGCCGCGGAGTAA
- a CDS encoding thermonuclease family protein: MTYTSGKRTFLRCGARAARRAALAGWIAAALAMSGCGAQVETAAGRDCYPVTRVVDGDTFKIDAGGGRGDTVRMIGIDTPETVKPNTPVEPFGKEASAYAKKLLEGRAACLEPDVEERDKYGRLLAYVYLEDGTFVNEALLAQGYATVLTIPPNVKFADRFVRVQREAREAGRGLWGGAQEEGGGAGAPADVEEPMDAEVPADAEEPMDAEAPAEAPQADGAQPPASGARPEGGAPDAALAPDRDCGDFATQREAQAFYEAAGGPERDPHRLDGDGDGIACEGL; the protein is encoded by the coding sequence ATGACATATACAAGCGGAAAACGGACGTTCCTCCGATGCGGAGCGAGGGCGGCACGGCGCGCGGCGCTTGCGGGATGGATCGCGGCGGCGCTGGCGATGTCGGGCTGCGGCGCGCAGGTCGAAACGGCGGCGGGACGGGACTGCTATCCGGTGACGCGGGTCGTCGACGGCGATACGTTCAAAATCGACGCAGGCGGCGGACGCGGCGACACGGTGCGGATGATCGGCATCGATACGCCGGAGACGGTCAAGCCGAATACGCCCGTCGAGCCGTTCGGGAAGGAAGCGAGCGCCTATGCGAAAAAGCTGCTGGAAGGCCGCGCCGCTTGCCTCGAGCCGGACGTCGAGGAGCGGGATAAATACGGGAGGCTGCTGGCGTACGTCTACCTTGAGGACGGCACGTTCGTCAACGAAGCGCTGCTCGCGCAAGGGTACGCGACGGTGCTGACGATCCCGCCGAACGTCAAGTTCGCGGACCGGTTCGTCCGCGTGCAGCGGGAAGCCCGCGAGGCGGGCCGTGGGCTGTGGGGCGGGGCGCAGGAGGAAGGCGGGGGCGCGGGAGCGCCGGCGGACGTGGAAGAGCCGATGGACGCAGAAGTGCCGGCGGACGCGGAAGAGCCGATGGACGCGGAAGCGCCGGCCGAGGCGCCGCAAGCCGACGGGGCGCAGCCGCCCGCCTCCGGCGCACGGCCCGAAGGCGGTGCGCCCGACGCCGCGCTGGCGCCGGATCGAGACTGCGGCGATTTCGCGACGCAGCGGGAAGCGCAGGCGTTCTACGAAGCGGCCGGCGGGCCGGAGCGCGATCCGCACCGGCTCGACGGGGACGGCGACGGCATCGCTTGCGAGGGATTGTGA
- a CDS encoding ABC-F family ATP-binding cassette domain-containing protein yields MSILTVTHLSHGFGDRAIFNDVSFRLLKGEHIGLIGANGEGKSTFMNIVTGQLEPDAGKIEWARNVRVGYLDQHAALTKGHSIRDVLKTAFRYLFDMEAEINRLYEAMAEATPEEMERMLEDVGTYQDTLQSNDFYTIDAKIEEVARGLGLDDIGLERDVHDLSGGQRTKVLLAKLLLEKPDILLLDEPTNYLDEKHIEWLKRFLQEYENAFILISHDIPFLNSVVNLIYHMANQELTRYVGDYDHFVSVYEAKQQQLEAAYKRQQQEIEDLKDFVARNKARVSTRNMAMSRQKKLDKMEVIELAKEKPKPQFHFKEARTSGKTIFETRGLVIGYDEPLSRPLDLKLERGQKVALVGANGIGKTTLLRSLLGEIRPVAGEVERGDYLHIGYFEQEVKNSNGNTCIDEVWSEFPSYSQFEVRAALAKCGLTTKHIESKIDVLSGGEKAKVRLCKLINRETNVLVLDEPTNHLDVDAKDELKRALREYKGTILLISHEPEFYRDIATDVWNCESWTTKVF; encoded by the coding sequence ATGAGCATATTGACGGTAACTCACTTATCCCACGGCTTCGGCGACCGGGCGATTTTCAACGACGTGTCGTTCCGGCTGCTCAAGGGCGAGCATATCGGCCTGATCGGCGCGAACGGCGAAGGCAAATCGACGTTCATGAACATCGTGACGGGCCAGCTCGAGCCGGACGCGGGAAAAATCGAATGGGCGCGCAACGTCCGCGTCGGCTATCTCGACCAGCACGCCGCGCTGACGAAAGGGCACTCGATTCGCGACGTGCTGAAGACGGCGTTCCGCTACTTGTTCGACATGGAAGCGGAAATCAACCGCCTGTACGAAGCGATGGCGGAGGCGACGCCGGAAGAGATGGAGCGCATGCTGGAAGACGTAGGCACTTATCAGGATACGCTGCAATCGAACGATTTCTATACGATCGACGCGAAAATCGAAGAAGTAGCCCGCGGCCTCGGGCTCGACGACATCGGCCTCGAGCGCGACGTGCACGATTTGTCCGGCGGCCAGCGCACGAAGGTGCTGCTCGCGAAGCTGCTGCTCGAGAAGCCCGACATTTTGCTGTTAGATGAGCCGACGAACTATTTGGACGAGAAGCATATCGAATGGCTGAAGCGCTTTTTGCAGGAATACGAGAACGCCTTTATTTTGATTTCTCACGATATTCCGTTCCTGAACAGCGTCGTCAACTTGATTTACCATATGGCGAACCAAGAATTGACCCGTTACGTCGGCGACTACGACCACTTCGTTTCGGTGTACGAGGCGAAGCAGCAGCAGCTCGAGGCGGCGTACAAGCGCCAGCAGCAGGAAATCGAGGATTTGAAAGATTTCGTGGCGCGCAACAAGGCGCGGGTGTCGACGCGGAACATGGCGATGTCGCGGCAGAAGAAGCTCGACAAGATGGAAGTGATCGAGCTCGCGAAAGAGAAGCCGAAGCCGCAATTCCATTTCAAGGAGGCGCGGACGTCAGGGAAAACGATTTTCGAAACGCGCGGCCTCGTGATCGGGTACGACGAGCCGCTGTCCCGTCCGCTCGATCTAAAGCTGGAACGAGGCCAGAAAGTGGCGCTCGTCGGGGCGAACGGCATCGGCAAAACGACGCTGCTGCGCAGCCTGCTCGGCGAAATTCGCCCGGTGGCGGGCGAAGTGGAGCGAGGAGACTACCTGCACATCGGATACTTCGAGCAGGAAGTGAAGAATTCCAACGGCAACACGTGCATCGACGAGGTGTGGAGCGAATTCCCGTCGTACTCGCAGTTCGAGGTGCGCGCCGCGCTCGCGAAATGCGGTCTCACGACGAAGCATATCGAAAGCAAAATCGACGTGCTAAGCGGCGGCGAGAAGGCGAAGGTGCGGCTGTGCAAGCTGATCAACCGCGAAACGAACGTGCTCGTGCTCGACGAGCCGACGAACCATTTGGACGTCGACGCGAAGGACGAGCTGAAGCGCGCGCTCCGCGAATACAAAGGGACGATCCTGCTCATCTCCCACGAGCCGGAGTTTTATCGCGACATCGCGACGGACGTGTGGAACTGCGAATCTTGGACGACGAAGGTGTTTTAA
- a CDS encoding GNAT family N-acetyltransferase produces MEPEAALDLTTVKLVEELAANAWAPFVVQAYGAWRLRATFGITKRANSAWTVGPLPGGDWRGNVESFYRRRGLAPCFYISDATPSGVTSALAEAGYEPLYPGYFMIGSVRETLERTAADDRFAPVYAENADDRWIADFIRLEGFEPARAPAYAHIFGAIGPVRTFLRLVDADGALVGLATGVAERGWVGVSNVIVAPDRRRQGVAAQLLRALAAWAEREGASRLWLQVVESNEPAIALYRKVGFDILSRFHYRQAR; encoded by the coding sequence ATGGAACCGGAAGCAGCGCTTGATTTGACCACAGTGAAGCTCGTAGAGGAACTCGCGGCCAACGCGTGGGCGCCGTTCGTCGTGCAGGCGTACGGCGCATGGCGGCTGCGGGCGACGTTCGGCATTACGAAACGGGCGAACAGCGCCTGGACGGTCGGACCGCTTCCGGGAGGCGATTGGCGCGGCAACGTCGAGTCGTTCTACCGCCGCCGCGGCCTTGCGCCGTGCTTCTACATCAGCGACGCGACGCCCTCCGGCGTGACGAGCGCCCTCGCCGAAGCCGGATACGAGCCGCTCTATCCCGGCTATTTCATGATCGGCTCCGTGCGGGAGACGCTGGAGCGGACGGCCGCGGACGACCGCTTCGCGCCGGTGTACGCGGAGAACGCCGACGACCGGTGGATCGCCGATTTCATTCGGCTCGAGGGCTTCGAGCCGGCCCGCGCGCCGGCGTATGCGCATATTTTCGGCGCGATCGGCCCGGTGCGGACGTTCCTGCGCCTCGTCGACGCGGACGGAGCGCTCGTCGGCCTCGCGACCGGCGTCGCCGAGCGCGGCTGGGTCGGCGTCAGCAACGTCATCGTCGCGCCGGACCGGCGCCGCCAAGGCGTCGCCGCGCAGCTGCTCCGCGCGCTGGCCGCGTGGGCCGAGCGCGAAGGCGCGTCGCGGCTATGGCTGCAGGTGGTCGAGAGCAACGAGCCCGCGATCGCGCTGTACCGTAAAGTCGGCTTCGACATCCTTTCGCGCTTCCACTACCGGCAAGCCCGGTGA